Proteins from one Mycobacterium sp. EPa45 genomic window:
- a CDS encoding 3-oxoacid CoA-transferase subunit B, protein MTGTLDARTRRRVEHLDRGPLDRREIAAMIARDIAPGSYVNLGIGQPTMVADYLDPAAEVVLHTENGMLGMGGAATGDAIDPDLTNAGKVPVTETPGASYFHHADSFAMMRGGHLDVCVLGAFQVSERGDLANWHTGAPDAIPAVGGAMDLAIGAKRVFVMMTLFGKDGTAKLVPECSYPLTGLRCVSRLYTEYAIFDIDNAGDGRVRVLETFAISIAALEKRLHIALSCDPGASVAEK, encoded by the coding sequence GTGACGGGAACGCTCGATGCAAGGACACGGCGTCGTGTCGAGCATCTCGACCGTGGCCCGTTGGACCGCCGGGAGATCGCCGCGATGATCGCCCGCGACATCGCACCTGGGTCGTACGTCAATCTCGGCATCGGCCAGCCCACGATGGTCGCCGACTACCTCGACCCCGCCGCCGAGGTGGTGCTGCACACCGAGAACGGCATGCTCGGCATGGGAGGCGCCGCGACGGGAGACGCCATTGACCCGGATCTCACCAATGCAGGCAAGGTTCCGGTCACCGAAACCCCTGGGGCGTCCTACTTCCACCACGCCGACTCCTTCGCCATGATGCGCGGCGGCCATCTCGACGTGTGTGTGCTCGGGGCGTTTCAGGTCAGCGAGCGTGGAGACCTCGCCAACTGGCACACCGGAGCACCGGACGCCATTCCCGCGGTCGGGGGTGCGATGGATCTCGCCATCGGCGCGAAGCGCGTATTCGTGATGATGACGCTGTTCGGCAAGGACGGGACCGCGAAGTTGGTTCCGGAGTGCAGTTACCCGCTGACCGGGCTTCGATGCGTCAGCCGGCTGTATACCGAGTACGCGATCTTCGACATCGACAACGCCGGAGACGGACGCGTGCGCGTACTCGAGACCTTCGCCATCAGTATCGCCGCGCTCGAGAAGCGCTTGCACATAGCTCTGTCGTGTGACCCTGGCGCTTCGGTCGCCGAAAAGTGA
- a CDS encoding cupin domain-containing protein, with amino-acid sequence MTLSRDELDDFAESMARAGDRDHQHVSEEHLVVSSTEAHWIQTGSPSEIGLLLRIPARSIEFFLQKIPAGAGSDLHRHVHESIHFVQHGSGWSEIGDQRVTWSAGDFVYTPPWVWHRHYADDQLDVEMIVIENSRLLAAVDATQRESRGNVSFAEAFGVADT; translated from the coding sequence ATGACCCTATCCCGTGACGAGCTTGACGATTTCGCCGAAAGCATGGCGCGCGCAGGAGATCGCGACCACCAGCACGTATCCGAAGAGCACCTCGTCGTGAGCTCCACCGAGGCACACTGGATCCAGACCGGAAGCCCATCAGAAATTGGATTGCTTCTGCGGATACCCGCCCGCTCCATTGAGTTTTTTCTGCAGAAGATCCCCGCCGGTGCGGGCAGTGACCTTCATCGACACGTACACGAGTCAATTCACTTCGTGCAACATGGCTCGGGCTGGTCGGAGATCGGCGATCAACGCGTGACGTGGAGCGCAGGCGACTTCGTTTATACGCCGCCGTGGGTGTGGCATCGCCACTATGCCGACGACCAACTGGACGTCGAGATGATCGTCATCGAGAACTCCCGCCTCTTGGCTGCCGTGGACGCAACCCAGAGGGAAAGCAGGGGCAACGTTAGCTTCGCCGAGGCTTTCGGCGTCGCCGACACGTAA
- a CDS encoding dihydrodipicolinate synthase family protein: MTTTKLTVDDVTGVVGIIPTPSTPTADRVDTANSVDLDEAAKLADAMVRGGVDVLMTTGTFGECASLTWDELQGFVATVVEAVAGRIPVFAGATTLNTRDTIARGHRLGELGADGLFVGRPMWLPLDDAGIVRFYRDVAEALPHLALVAYDNPGAFKGKIGSAAYKALSAIPQLVAAKHLGLLSGAAFMSDLRAVGGRMRLLPLETDWYYFARLFPEEVTACWSGNVACGPAPVTRLRDLIRAQRWDECQALTDEFEAALETLYPGGNFSEFLKYSIQIDNAQFRAAGFMRTGPTRPPYTEVPESYLDGAREAGKRWAALQQRYAETSETIAAV, encoded by the coding sequence GTGACGACCACAAAATTGACCGTCGATGACGTAACGGGGGTCGTCGGCATCATTCCCACGCCATCCACTCCGACGGCCGACCGCGTCGACACCGCAAACTCGGTAGACCTCGATGAGGCGGCGAAGCTCGCCGATGCGATGGTCCGTGGCGGGGTCGATGTGCTTATGACTACTGGCACATTCGGCGAATGCGCCTCGCTCACCTGGGATGAGCTGCAAGGGTTCGTCGCCACTGTCGTCGAGGCCGTCGCAGGGCGTATCCCCGTCTTCGCCGGAGCAACGACGCTGAACACCCGCGACACGATCGCCAGGGGTCACCGACTCGGCGAGCTCGGCGCCGACGGCCTGTTCGTGGGGCGTCCGATGTGGCTCCCTCTCGATGACGCAGGCATTGTGCGCTTCTACCGCGACGTGGCCGAGGCATTACCGCACTTGGCACTGGTGGCCTATGACAACCCGGGTGCCTTCAAAGGGAAAATCGGATCGGCCGCCTACAAGGCGCTCAGCGCAATACCGCAGCTCGTCGCCGCCAAGCATCTCGGGCTGCTCAGCGGCGCCGCCTTCATGTCCGATCTCCGCGCGGTGGGCGGTCGCATGCGGCTGCTGCCGCTCGAGACCGATTGGTACTACTTCGCCCGGCTGTTCCCAGAGGAGGTCACCGCCTGCTGGTCCGGCAACGTGGCCTGCGGCCCAGCACCCGTGACGCGCCTACGAGACCTGATCAGGGCCCAGCGCTGGGACGAGTGCCAGGCCCTGACCGACGAATTCGAGGCGGCTCTCGAGACGCTTTACCCGGGCGGGAACTTCTCGGAATTCCTCAAATACAGCATCCAGATTGACAACGCCCAGTTCCGGGCGGCGGGCTTCATGCGCACCGGGCCCACCCGGCCGCCCTACACCGAAGTGCCGGAGTCCTATCTGGACGGAGCCCGCGAGGCCGGCAAGAGATGGGCCGCATTGCAACAGCGCTACGCCGAAACGTCCGAGACCATCGCGGCCGTCTGA
- the hcaB gene encoding 3-(cis-5,6-dihydroxycyclohexa-1,3-dien-1-yl)propanoate dehydrogenase, translating to MTGWLAGKRALIVGAGSGIGRATVDAFLAEGAQVAALDHDSDKCAALRQQLPDTPVIEGDATTRDANDEAVRVAVDVFGGLDTLVNCVGIFDFYRGVQDIPVERIDEAFDEMFRINVLSHIHSVKAAVPALMAEDGASIVLTESTSSFYPGRGGMLYVSSKFAVRGLLTALAHELAPRIRVNGVAPGGTLNTDLRGLDSLDLGTRRLDAAPNRARDLAARTPLGVALSGDDHAWSYVFLASQRSRGITGETIHPDGGFGLGATRPTSA from the coding sequence ATGACGGGCTGGCTGGCGGGCAAACGCGCGTTGATCGTCGGGGCAGGTTCGGGTATCGGACGGGCCACCGTCGACGCGTTTCTGGCCGAGGGTGCCCAAGTGGCCGCGCTCGACCACGACAGCGACAAATGCGCGGCGCTGCGCCAGCAGCTTCCCGACACTCCGGTGATTGAGGGCGACGCGACCACCCGCGATGCCAACGACGAAGCCGTGCGGGTCGCCGTCGACGTTTTCGGCGGACTCGACACCCTTGTCAACTGCGTTGGGATCTTCGATTTCTACCGCGGCGTTCAGGACATCCCCGTCGAACGGATCGACGAAGCGTTCGACGAGATGTTCCGTATCAACGTCCTAAGCCATATTCACTCGGTCAAGGCCGCAGTGCCGGCCCTCATGGCCGAGGACGGCGCCTCGATCGTGCTCACCGAGTCGACGTCGTCGTTTTATCCAGGACGGGGCGGGATGCTGTATGTGTCCTCGAAGTTCGCGGTGCGCGGCCTGCTCACTGCGCTGGCTCACGAACTCGCGCCGAGGATCCGGGTCAACGGCGTGGCGCCCGGAGGCACGTTGAACACCGACCTGCGCGGACTCGACAGCCTTGACCTCGGCACCCGCCGTCTGGACGCGGCACCGAACCGGGCCCGTGATCTCGCCGCGCGCACACCGCTGGGCGTGGCCCTATCCGGTGACGACCACGCCTGGAGCTACGTCTTCCTCGCTTCGCAGCGCTCCCGCGGAATCACCGGCGAGACAATCCATCCCGACGGCGGCTTCGGCCTCGGGGCCACCCGGCCGACCAGCGCCTAA
- a CDS encoding NAD(P)/FAD-dependent oxidoreductase, with the protein MTSRVVIVGSSVGGVRTAQSLRSEGFDGDIVLVGEETVLPYDKPPLSKALLAGASDAAAVTLLTEEDADRDHIQLRLGHRAIRVDLAAGQVELADHEPLHFDQLVVATGASARPSPWGQGPGIHVLRTLEDCLRLRADLLAGGHLVVIGGGFIGAEVTSTARSLGLEVTVVDPLPVPMSRVLNTEIGGRFVDLHRRHGVRTRFGAGVEAVDGESGDLRVRLTDGTVLEAATVVVGIGAVPNDGWLTSSGLVIDDGLVCDEYCRAVTTENVYAVGDVSRWFHRGRGGAVRIEHWTNAVDQAACVAHNITHPRDLRSYEPVEYVWSDQYDWKIQVAGRTTGLGDHVIVGDPLNDNRFAALYTEGDQQLSGAAIVNWPRALIECRRALRAGSNLESLQTKLEALTNPTNIVGTPPR; encoded by the coding sequence ATGACCTCACGGGTTGTCATCGTCGGCAGTTCTGTTGGCGGAGTCCGCACGGCCCAATCGCTGCGCTCGGAAGGATTCGACGGCGACATCGTTCTGGTAGGCGAAGAGACAGTACTGCCCTACGACAAGCCACCCTTGTCCAAGGCGTTGCTCGCTGGCGCCAGCGACGCTGCGGCCGTGACGCTACTCACCGAGGAAGATGCCGATCGCGACCACATCCAACTTCGGCTCGGCCACCGTGCGATCCGAGTGGACTTGGCAGCCGGGCAGGTGGAACTCGCCGACCATGAGCCGCTGCATTTCGACCAGCTTGTGGTGGCTACGGGCGCCAGCGCGCGGCCGTCCCCATGGGGTCAGGGACCGGGCATCCATGTGCTTCGCACCCTAGAGGACTGTCTGCGGTTACGAGCCGATCTCCTCGCCGGTGGCCATCTCGTCGTCATCGGGGGCGGATTCATCGGGGCGGAGGTCACGTCGACCGCGCGGTCGCTCGGTCTGGAAGTCACGGTTGTCGACCCGCTGCCGGTGCCGATGAGCCGGGTGCTGAACACCGAGATCGGTGGACGGTTCGTGGATCTGCACCGACGCCACGGCGTGCGCACGCGGTTCGGCGCGGGCGTCGAAGCCGTCGACGGCGAGTCCGGAGATCTTCGTGTACGCCTCACAGACGGCACGGTTCTGGAAGCCGCCACGGTGGTGGTCGGAATCGGGGCGGTCCCCAATGACGGCTGGCTGACGTCGTCGGGACTCGTCATCGATGACGGCCTAGTCTGCGACGAATACTGTCGTGCCGTCACCACTGAAAACGTCTACGCAGTCGGCGACGTGTCGCGTTGGTTTCACCGGGGCCGGGGCGGGGCGGTGCGCATAGAACACTGGACCAACGCGGTCGACCAAGCCGCCTGCGTCGCGCACAACATCACGCATCCCCGAGATCTACGCTCCTACGAGCCGGTTGAGTACGTGTGGAGCGACCAGTACGACTGGAAGATCCAGGTCGCCGGCCGGACCACTGGTCTCGGAGACCATGTCATTGTCGGAGACCCGCTGAACGACAACCGCTTTGCAGCGCTCTACACCGAAGGCGACCAACAGTTGAGTGGCGCGGCGATCGTCAACTGGCCACGCGCACTGATCGAGTGCAGGCGCGCACTGCGGGCCGGAAGCAATCTCGAGAGCTTGCAGACAAAGCTCGAGGCCTTGACGAACCCAACGAATATCGTGGGCACCCCGCCACGATGA
- a CDS encoding cupin domain-containing protein has protein sequence MSTAGIPTLQEFDVELEAVNLRGQWVYDEMLEGVVGGPKPAGVPFLWRWQDVHAKLVKSCDVMPESLTARRNLSFINPAARGTTQTMNMGMQMLRPGEIAYAHRHTMAALRFAIQGGPGLVTVVDGEPCQMDDYDLVLTPRWAWHDHENATSDDVVWLDVLDIGLVLGLNVPFYESFGEKRQPQRENPGEHLADRGGLLRPAWEQVKTANFPFRYPWRDVERQLQRMAGLAGSPYDGVVLRYANPVTGGSTMPTLDCWVQLLRPGQRTEAHRHTSSAVYFVVRGEGTTVVDGVDLDWGPHDSFVVPNWSTHHFINQSAHDAVLFSVNDIPTLKALDLYYEEPELSVGTQPVPSIPANLRAR, from the coding sequence ATGTCGACCGCCGGGATTCCAACACTTCAGGAGTTCGACGTCGAGCTCGAGGCGGTCAATCTTCGGGGGCAATGGGTCTATGACGAGATGCTGGAAGGCGTCGTCGGCGGCCCCAAACCCGCTGGTGTCCCATTCCTATGGCGGTGGCAGGATGTCCACGCGAAGCTTGTGAAGTCGTGTGACGTGATGCCCGAGAGTTTGACTGCGCGACGCAATCTCTCCTTCATCAACCCGGCTGCCCGGGGAACGACTCAAACAATGAACATGGGCATGCAGATGCTCAGGCCGGGCGAGATCGCCTACGCGCACCGTCACACCATGGCGGCATTGCGGTTCGCCATTCAGGGCGGCCCCGGTCTGGTCACGGTGGTGGACGGCGAGCCGTGTCAGATGGACGACTACGACCTGGTCCTGACTCCCCGCTGGGCATGGCACGACCACGAGAACGCGACCTCTGACGACGTCGTGTGGCTCGACGTCCTGGATATCGGGCTGGTGCTCGGGCTGAATGTGCCCTTCTACGAGTCTTTTGGGGAGAAGCGGCAGCCTCAGCGCGAGAACCCGGGGGAGCACCTCGCCGATCGCGGTGGGCTGCTGCGGCCGGCGTGGGAGCAGGTCAAGACCGCCAACTTCCCGTTCCGCTACCCCTGGCGTGACGTTGAGCGGCAGCTTCAGCGCATGGCGGGTCTTGCGGGCAGTCCCTACGACGGTGTGGTCCTGCGGTACGCGAACCCGGTCACCGGCGGATCAACGATGCCGACACTCGACTGCTGGGTCCAGCTGCTGCGGCCGGGCCAGCGGACCGAAGCCCATCGCCACACCTCGAGCGCTGTGTACTTCGTTGTACGCGGCGAAGGGACGACGGTCGTTGACGGGGTAGACCTCGACTGGGGGCCGCACGACAGCTTCGTAGTGCCCAACTGGAGCACCCACCACTTCATCAACCAGTCGGCCCACGACGCGGTCCTGTTCTCGGTAAACGACATCCCTACTTTGAAAGCCCTGGATCTCTACTACGAAGAGCCCGAGCTCTCTGTCGGTACGCAACCAGTTCCTTCGATCCCCGCGAACCTCCGCGCTCGCTGA
- a CDS encoding IclR family transcriptional regulator, whose product MQRPAQTRQMDQLGTAKPPQYPIESVDNALRLLLLLGERSEVRLTEASVYLDVASSTAHRLLSMLQYRGFVRQDPISKAYLPGPALTGVAFAVFARMDIPRIAAPILRQLSDALQETVHIGMLDGTSVRFIAALESPSAVRVVSRLGRTMPAHCTSTGKAMLANFSDEELHKLYPDPNLEQLTQNSVSTLTQLCAELVEVRKSGFATSREESEEGVASVAVAIPARGPDVRLALNASAPSYRLRPSHVRKVAGIIGEAAAELATKLI is encoded by the coding sequence ATGCAGAGACCGGCGCAAACGCGACAAATGGATCAACTCGGTACCGCTAAACCGCCTCAGTATCCGATCGAGTCTGTCGACAACGCTCTTCGCCTACTTCTACTCCTGGGTGAACGATCAGAGGTCCGTCTTACCGAGGCAAGCGTCTATCTAGACGTGGCATCGTCGACTGCGCATCGGCTGTTATCGATGCTTCAGTATCGCGGTTTCGTCCGCCAGGATCCGATCAGCAAGGCTTATCTGCCCGGACCGGCCTTGACCGGGGTGGCGTTCGCTGTTTTCGCCAGAATGGATATACCGCGCATCGCAGCTCCGATTCTGCGCCAGCTCAGCGATGCGCTGCAGGAAACAGTGCATATCGGGATGCTGGATGGCACGTCGGTCCGCTTCATCGCGGCGCTCGAGAGCCCGTCCGCCGTGCGGGTGGTATCGCGCCTGGGTAGGACCATGCCTGCACACTGCACGTCGACCGGTAAGGCCATGCTTGCCAACTTCTCCGATGAAGAGCTTCACAAACTGTACCCTGACCCAAATTTGGAACAACTCACCCAGAATTCAGTGAGCACCCTCACCCAGTTGTGCGCCGAGTTGGTAGAGGTCAGAAAGAGCGGTTTCGCGACCAGTAGGGAGGAAAGCGAAGAAGGTGTCGCATCCGTTGCTGTCGCCATACCTGCAAGAGGTCCCGACGTGAGGCTGGCACTAAATGCATCAGCGCCGAGCTATCGGTTACGGCCATCACATGTCCGCAAAGTAGCTGGCATCATCGGCGAAGCTGCCGCAGAGCTTGCTACTAAGCTGATCTAA
- a CDS encoding 3-oxoacid CoA-transferase subunit A, which yields MSRTAVCATAHEAVAGIADGATILVGGFGMAGMPTTLIDAIIEQGAAELTIVSNNAGNGDTGLAALLAAGRVAKVICSFPRQADSYVFDRLYRDGMVDLEVVPQGNLAERIRAAGAGIGAFFCPTGVGTPLASGKEIRTIDGRDYVLEYPIRGDVALIAAHLADRAGNLLYRKTARNFGPVMATAATLTVVEVSRVVETGGIDPETVVTPGIFVDRILDLSSIPAARTEVAS from the coding sequence ATGAGCCGCACCGCCGTCTGCGCCACCGCCCATGAAGCCGTCGCCGGAATCGCCGACGGCGCAACAATTCTCGTCGGCGGATTCGGCATGGCGGGCATGCCCACCACACTCATCGATGCGATCATCGAACAGGGCGCCGCCGAGCTCACCATCGTCAGCAACAACGCGGGCAACGGCGACACCGGTCTGGCCGCGCTGCTGGCTGCCGGTCGGGTCGCGAAGGTCATTTGTTCCTTCCCCCGACAGGCCGATTCGTACGTGTTCGACAGGCTCTACCGGGACGGCATGGTCGACCTCGAAGTGGTCCCGCAGGGCAACCTGGCCGAGCGGATCAGAGCGGCAGGCGCGGGCATTGGCGCGTTCTTCTGCCCGACCGGTGTCGGCACCCCGCTCGCCTCGGGCAAGGAGATCCGCACGATCGACGGCCGCGACTACGTGCTGGAGTATCCGATCCGCGGCGACGTCGCACTCATCGCAGCACACCTGGCCGACCGGGCCGGAAACCTGTTGTACCGCAAGACTGCTCGCAACTTCGGTCCGGTGATGGCGACCGCCGCCACGCTGACCGTCGTTGAGGTCTCCCGCGTCGTCGAGACCGGAGGCATCGACCCCGAGACGGTCGTGACGCCGGGTATCTTCGTCGACCGCATCCTCGACCTGTCCTCGATTCCCGCCGCCCGCACCGAGGTCGCCTCGTGA
- a CDS encoding 3-phenylpropionate/cinnamic acid dioxygenase subunit beta, which produces MLGAHAARDQRIGDALWFDDARHLEAHRFLVNEAYLLDAQDYEAWLDLLTEDVHYLMPVRVTTAAGAGFDTSPGMAHFDENKYSLSRRVARFATEHAWTEDPPSRLRHFITNVRTFLADDANHLIVDSAELLFRSRGDVNESTLVSCGREDLLRRDGDALKLARRTIFVDESVLRMQNLAVFL; this is translated from the coding sequence GTGCTTGGTGCGCACGCTGCGCGCGATCAACGAATCGGGGACGCCCTATGGTTCGACGATGCTCGTCACCTTGAGGCGCACCGGTTCCTCGTAAACGAGGCTTACCTTCTCGACGCCCAAGATTACGAGGCCTGGCTGGATCTGCTGACCGAGGACGTTCATTACCTGATGCCGGTGCGGGTCACCACCGCGGCGGGGGCCGGATTCGATACCTCACCGGGAATGGCGCATTTTGACGAGAACAAATACTCCCTGAGTCGCCGGGTAGCCCGGTTCGCGACCGAGCATGCCTGGACTGAGGACCCCCCGTCGCGGCTGCGTCACTTCATCACCAATGTGCGCACGTTTCTCGCCGACGATGCCAACCACCTGATCGTCGACAGCGCTGAGCTGCTGTTCCGCAGTCGCGGCGACGTCAACGAATCCACACTTGTCTCCTGCGGGCGAGAAGATCTCCTACGCCGCGACGGGGACGCCCTCAAACTCGCCCGCCGGACGATCTTCGTCGATGAATCAGTGCTGCGGATGCAGAACCTGGCGGTGTTTTTATGA
- a CDS encoding ferredoxin, with the protein MGGVIKADRTACQGYANCVIAAEDYFDIDDRGLVVARKTVVPTEDRVRVEEAARSCPVAALHVADE; encoded by the coding sequence ATGGGCGGAGTCATCAAGGCTGACCGGACAGCATGCCAGGGGTACGCGAACTGTGTCATCGCCGCCGAGGACTACTTCGACATCGACGATCGAGGACTCGTCGTGGCGCGAAAGACGGTGGTCCCCACGGAGGACAGGGTCCGAGTCGAGGAGGCAGCACGCAGCTGTCCCGTCGCCGCCCTGCACGTCGCTGACGAATGA
- a CDS encoding aromatic ring-hydroxylating dioxygenase subunit alpha — MMDHSEVLADVRRGMIPAYVYNDSEIFELEKQRLFSRAWLFVAHESEIPQPGDYVVRRVLQDSFIVARDSAGEVRVMFNMCLHRGMQICRAEMGNASNFRCPYHGWTYRNDGRILGLPFHQEAYGGDAGFNKSGQTLLPAPSVSSYNGLIFLSMDPDAESLEEYLGDFKFYLDFYTKQGPNGLEVRGPQRWRVKANWKIAAENFAGDMYHTPQTHTSVVEIGLFREPKAHKRKDGATYWADKGGGTTYKLPEGSFEDRMDYVGYPPEMIDRARATWTARQQQVVGADGFMISAATCFPNLSFVHNWPKVEDGDDVLPFISLRLWQPISEKETEVLSWFAVDSDAPAEFKANSYKAYLMCFGSTGMFEQDDVENWVSMTNTAGGSMARRLRLNSRMGLLADDTPVVDKLTSAQFHGPGYAQLGYNENNQRQLLRLWADYLEKPPLHVDPATVLTDNPHGIEPITQTNGQRCAGSASEPDPTSVTL; from the coding sequence TTGATGGATCACAGTGAAGTCTTGGCGGATGTGCGCCGGGGCATGATTCCTGCGTACGTGTACAACGACAGCGAGATCTTTGAGCTCGAGAAGCAGCGGCTGTTCAGCCGCGCGTGGTTGTTCGTGGCGCACGAGTCCGAGATTCCGCAGCCGGGGGATTACGTCGTTCGGCGAGTACTGCAGGATTCATTCATCGTTGCTCGTGATTCGGCGGGCGAAGTCCGCGTGATGTTCAATATGTGCCTGCATCGGGGAATGCAGATCTGTCGGGCGGAGATGGGCAACGCGTCGAACTTCAGGTGCCCGTATCACGGTTGGACTTATCGGAACGACGGCCGGATCCTCGGGCTGCCATTTCACCAGGAGGCATACGGGGGCGACGCAGGGTTCAACAAGTCGGGCCAAACTCTGCTGCCTGCGCCGAGCGTGTCCAGCTATAACGGGCTGATCTTCCTGTCCATGGATCCGGATGCGGAGTCGCTCGAGGAGTATCTGGGTGATTTCAAGTTCTATCTCGATTTCTATACCAAGCAGGGCCCCAACGGCCTCGAGGTGCGGGGCCCGCAGCGCTGGCGAGTGAAGGCCAACTGGAAGATCGCCGCGGAGAATTTTGCCGGGGACATGTATCACACCCCCCAGACGCACACGTCGGTCGTGGAGATCGGTCTGTTCCGGGAGCCCAAGGCCCACAAGCGAAAAGACGGCGCCACATACTGGGCGGACAAAGGCGGGGGCACCACCTACAAGCTGCCCGAAGGAAGCTTCGAGGACCGGATGGACTACGTCGGTTACCCGCCTGAGATGATCGATCGCGCACGAGCGACCTGGACTGCGCGGCAGCAACAGGTGGTAGGTGCCGACGGCTTCATGATCTCGGCGGCGACGTGTTTTCCGAATCTCAGCTTCGTGCACAACTGGCCCAAGGTCGAGGACGGCGATGACGTCTTGCCCTTCATTTCTCTTCGGCTGTGGCAGCCGATCAGTGAGAAGGAGACCGAGGTGCTGTCGTGGTTTGCAGTGGATTCTGATGCGCCGGCAGAGTTCAAGGCGAACTCCTACAAGGCTTATCTGATGTGTTTTGGGTCCACGGGGATGTTCGAACAAGACGATGTTGAGAACTGGGTTTCGATGACCAACACTGCTGGGGGGTCGATGGCTCGCCGGCTGCGGCTGAACAGTCGGATGGGACTGCTCGCAGATGACACGCCGGTGGTCGACAAACTCACCAGTGCTCAGTTCCACGGGCCGGGGTACGCCCAGCTCGGCTACAACGAAAATAATCAGCGGCAATTGCTGAGATTGTGGGCCGACTATCTGGAAAAGCCGCCACTGCACGTCGACCCCGCTACGGTGCTCACCGACAACCCGCACGGGATTGAGCCGATAACGCAGACCAACGGCCAACGCTGCGCCGGTAGCGCCTCCGAGCCCGATCCGACGTCGGTGACACTGTGA